In the genome of Massilia sp. PAMC28688, one region contains:
- a CDS encoding metallophosphoesterase — protein MSAPALTLAAALLMACHAGSAHAGARSYTVYAAGDIAYCGKVAPARTGAADTAQLVEMGLAATPHAAVLLLGDIVYQRATAAEFRHCYDPTWGRFKARTLPAPGNHEYYTPGARGYFQYFGDAAGPGYYRVQLGAWQVFSLDSNLTGKAQQTQLAWLARELAAHPAPCTLAYWHHPLYSSGWHGSSANMRAAWQLLQDAGAEVVLSGHDHTYERFAAQDAHGRRDARGLRQFVVGTGGSYHTPFKWPLAHSEMRDNSRFGVLRLTLRERGYDWQFLEARYDGLPNGQAPDSGSAPCH, from the coding sequence TTGAGCGCGCCCGCCCTGACCCTGGCCGCGGCCCTGCTGATGGCCTGCCATGCCGGTTCCGCCCACGCTGGCGCCAGATCGTACACCGTGTACGCGGCCGGCGACATTGCCTATTGCGGCAAGGTCGCACCGGCACGCACGGGCGCCGCCGACACGGCGCAGCTGGTCGAAATGGGCCTGGCCGCCACGCCCCATGCCGCTGTCCTGCTGCTGGGCGACATTGTCTACCAGCGCGCCACGGCGGCCGAATTTCGCCACTGCTACGATCCGACCTGGGGCCGCTTCAAGGCGCGCACCCTGCCCGCTCCCGGCAATCATGAGTACTACACACCGGGGGCAAGGGGCTACTTCCAGTACTTTGGCGACGCCGCCGGCCCCGGCTACTACCGCGTCCAGCTGGGCGCCTGGCAAGTCTTCTCGCTCGACAGCAACCTGACGGGCAAGGCCCAGCAGACCCAGCTTGCGTGGCTGGCGCGCGAACTGGCCGCCCATCCGGCGCCCTGTACGCTCGCCTACTGGCATCACCCGCTGTATAGTTCTGGATGGCACGGAAGTTCTGCGAACATGCGGGCAGCGTGGCAATTGCTGCAAGATGCGGGCGCGGAGGTCGTGCTGTCCGGGCATGATCACACGTACGAGCGCTTCGCCGCCCAGGATGCGCATGGCCGGCGCGACGCGCGCGGCTTGCGCCAGTTCGTGGTGGGAACGGGCGGCTCCTACCACACACCATTCAAGTGGCCGCTGGCGCACAGTGAAATGCGCGACAATAGCCGCTTCGGCGTGCTCAGGCTGACGCTGCGCGAGCGCGGCTACGACTGGCAGTTCCTCGAGGCGCGCTACGATGGCCTGCCGAACGGACAAGCACCGGATAGCGGCAGCGCCCCCTGCCACTGA
- the thiL gene encoding thiamine-phosphate kinase gives MLSEFELIKNYFVRARQGRAVVGIGDDCAVIAPAAGKQMAISSDMLVEDRHFFAGADARMLGHKSLAVNLSDLAAMGARPLGFTLALALPAADPVWLEAFASGLFALADEFDCELIGGDTTKGPLTICITVFGELAPGQALRRDAALAGDDIWISGALGDARLALAHYWNEHRLSDAALAQAAPRMHAPTPRVALGQALAQGQLARAAIDISDGLAGDLRHILGASGLGATLDADALPAGPVLAQQDSDLRRRFCVAGGDDYELCFTAAPAQRAAVQEAGLRTGTAVTRVGRMETARGLRLVDSAGKALTLKVAGFDHFAS, from the coding sequence ATGCTCTCCGAATTCGAACTCATCAAAAACTACTTTGTGCGCGCGCGCCAGGGGCGCGCCGTGGTTGGCATCGGCGACGACTGCGCCGTGATCGCGCCGGCGGCCGGCAAGCAGATGGCCATCTCCTCGGACATGCTGGTCGAAGACCGACATTTTTTTGCCGGGGCGGACGCGCGCATGCTCGGACACAAATCCCTGGCCGTGAATCTGTCCGACCTGGCGGCCATGGGAGCCAGGCCGCTTGGCTTCACGCTGGCGCTGGCGCTGCCGGCAGCCGATCCAGTGTGGCTTGAAGCATTCGCCTCGGGCCTATTCGCACTGGCCGATGAATTTGACTGCGAACTCATTGGCGGCGACACCACCAAAGGTCCGCTCACCATCTGCATCACCGTCTTTGGCGAACTGGCACCGGGCCAGGCGCTGCGGCGCGATGCTGCGCTGGCCGGTGACGACATCTGGATCTCCGGGGCGCTGGGCGACGCGCGCCTGGCCCTTGCGCACTACTGGAACGAGCACCGGCTGAGCGACGCCGCGCTGGCGCAGGCCGCGCCGCGCATGCACGCGCCGACGCCGCGGGTAGCGCTGGGGCAGGCGCTGGCGCAGGGGCAGCTGGCGCGGGCGGCGATTGACATCTCGGACGGCCTGGCAGGCGACTTGCGCCACATCCTGGGCGCGTCGGGCCTGGGAGCCACGCTTGACGCCGACGCGCTGCCGGCGGGGCCGGTGCTGGCGCAGCAGGACAGCGACCTGCGGCGGCGCTTCTGCGTCGCTGGCGGCGACGACTACGAGCTGTGCTTCACAGCCGCGCCGGCGCAGCGCGCCGCCGTGCAGGAAGCCGGCCTGCGCACCGGCACCGCGGTCACGCGCGTCGGGCGCATGGAAACGGCGCGCGGGCTGCGGCTGGTCGACAGCGCCGGCAAGGCGCTCACCCTCAAAGTGGCCGGCTTCGACCACTTCGCCAGCTAG
- a CDS encoding CinA family protein: MTNDIVDLAAQAGRALRARGWLLATAESCTGGAVAQAVTEVAGASAWFECGFVTYSNDAKTRLLGVPAALIARHGAVSEEVAAAMASGALANSSAHIALSTTGIAGPTGAVPGKPVGTVCFGWSHAGHTHTERLVFGGDRHAVREQSVRHALQALLRLIQTP; the protein is encoded by the coding sequence GTGACGAACGATATTGTTGACCTGGCGGCACAGGCAGGCCGGGCATTGCGTGCCCGGGGCTGGCTGCTGGCAACGGCGGAATCGTGTACCGGCGGCGCCGTCGCGCAGGCCGTCACCGAGGTGGCCGGCGCCAGTGCATGGTTCGAGTGTGGTTTTGTCACGTATTCCAATGATGCCAAGACCCGCCTCCTGGGGGTGCCGGCCGCACTCATCGCCCGGCACGGCGCCGTCAGCGAAGAAGTGGCCGCGGCCATGGCCAGCGGCGCCCTGGCCAACAGCAGCGCGCACATTGCCCTGTCCACCACGGGCATTGCCGGCCCCACCGGTGCGGTACCCGGCAAGCCGGTCGGCACCGTCTGCTTTGGCTGGAGCCACGCCGGCCATACCCATACCGAGCGCCTGGTCTTCGGCGGCGACCGCCACGCCGTGCGCGAGCAGTCGGTGCGGCACGCCCTGCAGGCACTGCTGCGCCTGATCCAGACGCCTTGA
- a CDS encoding ATP-binding protein produces MLGVRSTRQKLVAVVLLATLAALVVSIGALMAYDLRAYHRALLGDMSTQAELLGRMTSAALTFDDPRLAAKDLNLLRIRPDIKAGAIYQANGRLFASYLAPGEKAPLAPQAGADGIHIQGNELRLYRPIIDNGERLGTVFLRSQYTLVERAIDYLLAALGIVALALLIAYLLARRIGSFLTRPISSITEIAREVVATRDYSQRATRISDDEAGELVDSFNAMLTEIEARTGALEQSNQTIARELEERARARQEIMRLNRELEGRVQERTLQLEMINNELELAMEAAKSANAAKSAFLSSMSHELRTPLNAILGFAQILTSDSMPTTLAQKKEFAGHVLKSGRHLLTLINEILDLAKVESGTVTLSMEPVALDEILLECRGMVEPMGRPREIRMLFPESTGAVVLADRTRLKQVLLNLLSNAVKYNREQGAVVVGCVALADKRVRLTVQDTGLGLTEEQVGGLFQPFNRLGQENGVEEGTGIGLVVTRRLVELMGGTIGVSSSVGVGTVFWVELALTEPVAPALPNGVVLPLARREGGRSDAARVVLYVEDNPANLRLVQEIVAFRTDLRLLSAADAHLGLEMAKVHQPDLILMDINLPGMSGLDALKELQRTPATSHIPVLALTANAMPREVERGLESGFARYLTKPINIDEFNDAIDSTLALVDQRRAAQKAGQS; encoded by the coding sequence GTGCTAGGCGTGCGCTCCACCCGCCAGAAGCTGGTGGCCGTGGTCTTGCTGGCCACGCTCGCGGCGCTGGTGGTGTCGATTGGCGCGCTGATGGCCTACGACCTGCGGGCCTACCACCGCGCGCTGCTGGGCGACATGTCCACCCAGGCCGAACTGCTGGGGCGCATGACATCGGCCGCGCTCACCTTTGACGATCCGCGCCTGGCGGCCAAGGACCTGAACCTGCTGCGCATCCGGCCCGACATCAAGGCCGGCGCCATCTACCAGGCCAACGGCAGACTGTTTGCCTCCTATCTGGCGCCGGGAGAAAAGGCGCCCCTGGCGCCGCAGGCCGGCGCCGACGGAATCCACATCCAGGGCAACGAGCTGCGCCTGTACCGTCCCATCATCGACAATGGCGAGCGGCTCGGCACCGTGTTCCTGCGCTCGCAGTACACCCTGGTCGAGCGCGCCATCGACTACCTGCTGGCAGCGCTCGGGATCGTCGCGCTGGCCCTCCTGATTGCCTACCTGCTGGCGCGCCGCATCGGCAGCTTTCTCACCAGGCCCATCTCCTCGATTACCGAGATCGCGCGCGAAGTGGTGGCCACGCGCGACTATTCGCAGCGCGCCACCCGCATCAGCGACGATGAAGCGGGCGAACTGGTGGACTCGTTCAATGCCATGCTGACGGAAATAGAAGCGCGTACCGGGGCGCTGGAGCAGTCCAACCAGACCATCGCGCGCGAGCTCGAAGAGCGGGCCCGCGCGCGCCAGGAAATCATGCGCCTGAACCGCGAGCTCGAAGGGCGCGTCCAGGAACGCACGCTGCAGCTGGAAATGATCAACAACGAGCTGGAACTGGCGATGGAGGCGGCCAAGAGTGCCAACGCGGCCAAGTCGGCTTTTCTGTCCTCCATGAGCCATGAGCTGCGCACGCCGCTCAACGCCATCCTCGGCTTTGCCCAGATTCTGACCTCCGACAGCATGCCCACCACGCTGGCGCAAAAGAAGGAATTTGCCGGCCACGTGCTCAAGTCCGGGCGCCACCTGCTTACCCTGATCAACGAGATCCTTGACCTGGCCAAGGTCGAATCGGGCACCGTCACACTGTCGATGGAGCCGGTGGCGCTGGACGAAATCCTGCTCGAATGCCGCGGCATGGTCGAACCCATGGGCCGCCCGCGCGAAATCCGCATGCTGTTTCCCGAGTCGACAGGGGCGGTGGTGCTGGCCGACCGCACCCGCCTCAAGCAGGTGCTGCTGAACCTCCTGTCGAACGCGGTCAAGTACAACCGCGAGCAGGGCGCAGTGGTGGTGGGCTGCGTCGCGCTGGCCGACAAGCGGGTGCGCCTGACGGTGCAGGATACGGGCCTTGGCCTGACCGAGGAGCAGGTCGGCGGCCTGTTCCAGCCATTTAACCGCCTGGGGCAGGAGAATGGCGTGGAAGAAGGCACCGGCATTGGGCTGGTGGTCACGCGGCGCCTGGTCGAGCTCATGGGCGGCACCATCGGCGTGTCGAGCAGTGTCGGTGTCGGCACGGTGTTCTGGGTCGAACTGGCGCTGACCGAGCCGGTGGCGCCAGCGCTGCCCAATGGCGTGGTGCTGCCGCTGGCACGGCGCGAAGGTGGGCGTAGCGATGCCGCGCGGGTGGTGCTGTACGTGGAAGACAATCCTGCCAACCTGCGCCTGGTGCAGGAAATCGTTGCCTTCCGCACCGACTTGCGCCTGCTGTCGGCGGCCGACGCCCACCTGGGCCTGGAAATGGCCAAGGTGCACCAGCCCGACCTGATCCTGATGGACATCAACCTGCCCGGCATGAGCGGCCTGGACGCACTCAAGGAACTGCAGCGCACCCCGGCCACCAGCCACATTCCGGTGCTGGCCCTGACCGCCAACGCCATGCCGCGCGAGGTCGAGCGCGGACTGGAAAGCGGCTTCGCGCGCTACCTGACCAAACCGATCAACATCGACGAATTCAACGACGCCATCGACAGCACGCTGGCGCTGGTGGACCAGCGCCGCGCCGCGCAGAAAGCAGGGCAATCATGA
- a CDS encoding EAL domain-containing protein, whose amino-acid sequence MITLADIHAAAILIVDDQPVNVQLLEYLLTNTGYTNVSSTLDSTTVAGLHQQHRYDLIILDLHMPGMSGFDVMEALKPIESESYLPVLVVTADPDKKVQALEAGARDFVSKPFDPVEVLTRIRNMLEVRLMHRDARNYGALLEQTVRERTAELQRFRSAMDATADAIFLIDTATLSLVDVNDGACRMLVYPRCELLEMGPVALGLASADELARQAGRTDDRGDPQLIDAQLLRADLETVPVETYWQVQTVGGVRMLIAVARDITERLQALQRLKHMASYDSLTGLPNRTLFYQTLRDAIELAQDKDWRIAVLFISLDRFKIVNDSVGAALGDELLRQFSTRLVQCVRIRDTVGRLGGDEFGLILTMTRDHEDAVNVANEVREALRAPFDLEGQQAGLTTSIGISMYPDDATDPETLVRYADTAMVRAKEAGRDGYRFFTAGMNVQVLARLDLELALRRALENNEFVLYYQPKVNLSTGRIAGAEALLRWNRPGYGLVFPAEFIPVMEETGLIVRVGAWIIDEACRQMAQWQNEGVGEVRVAVNVSSRQFVEGDLEGDVRAAIARHQADPALLELELTESALMTNAEHTIGVLSNIKALGIKIAIDDFGTGYSSLAYLKRFPIDKLKIDIAFVRDITINPDDAAIALAIISMAHSMKMRVIAEGVESRAQMAYLRRHRCDEIQGFHFSRPLPAREMAEMVIANRAMPSEPESVEAVRETLLLVDDDVNVLSALHRLFRRDSYRVLTAQSPAEGFELLALNEVQVIVCDQRMPIMSGTEFLSKVKEMYPDTIRIILSGYTGLEAVLDSINRGAIYRFYTKPWDDTQLRDNIRLAFHHYWLVNGERDERRRMRSGLAGNGAEQISI is encoded by the coding sequence ATGATTACGCTGGCCGACATCCACGCAGCTGCCATCCTGATCGTTGACGACCAGCCGGTCAACGTGCAGCTGCTCGAGTACCTGCTCACCAATACCGGCTACACCAACGTCAGCAGCACGCTCGACTCCACCACGGTCGCCGGACTGCACCAGCAGCACCGGTATGACCTGATCATCCTCGACCTGCACATGCCCGGCATGAGCGGATTTGACGTGATGGAGGCGCTCAAGCCGATCGAGAGCGAAAGCTACCTGCCGGTGCTGGTGGTGACGGCCGACCCGGACAAGAAGGTGCAGGCGCTGGAAGCGGGCGCGCGCGATTTCGTGAGCAAGCCCTTCGACCCGGTCGAAGTGCTCACCCGCATCCGCAACATGCTGGAAGTGCGCCTGATGCACCGCGACGCCAGGAACTACGGGGCGCTGCTCGAGCAGACCGTGCGCGAACGCACCGCCGAGCTGCAGCGATTTCGCAGCGCCATGGATGCCACCGCCGACGCCATCTTCCTGATCGATACGGCCACCCTGTCGCTGGTGGACGTCAATGACGGTGCCTGCCGCATGCTGGTCTATCCGCGCTGTGAACTGCTGGAGATGGGACCGGTCGCCCTGGGGCTGGCCAGTGCCGATGAACTGGCGCGCCAGGCCGGGCGTACCGACGACCGGGGCGACCCGCAGCTGATCGACGCGCAGCTGTTGCGGGCCGACCTCGAGACCGTGCCGGTGGAAACCTACTGGCAGGTGCAGACCGTGGGCGGCGTACGCATGCTCATTGCGGTGGCGCGCGACATCACCGAACGGCTGCAGGCGCTGCAGCGGCTCAAGCACATGGCCAGCTACGACAGCCTGACCGGCCTGCCGAACCGCACCCTGTTCTACCAGACCCTGCGCGACGCCATCGAACTGGCCCAGGACAAGGACTGGCGCATCGCCGTGCTGTTCATCTCACTGGACCGCTTCAAGATAGTCAACGACTCGGTGGGCGCGGCGCTGGGCGACGAACTGCTGCGCCAGTTCAGCACGCGCCTGGTGCAATGCGTGCGCATCCGCGACACGGTGGGGCGCCTGGGCGGCGATGAATTCGGCCTGATCCTGACCATGACGCGCGACCATGAAGACGCGGTCAACGTCGCCAACGAAGTGCGCGAAGCGCTGCGCGCGCCGTTCGACCTCGAAGGCCAGCAGGCCGGCCTGACCACCTCGATCGGCATTTCCATGTACCCGGACGACGCCACCGATCCCGAGACTCTGGTGCGCTACGCCGACACCGCCATGGTGCGGGCCAAGGAAGCGGGGCGCGACGGCTACCGCTTTTTCACCGCCGGCATGAACGTGCAGGTTCTGGCGCGGCTGGACCTGGAACTGGCCTTGCGCCGCGCGCTCGAGAATAACGAATTCGTGCTGTACTACCAGCCCAAGGTCAACCTCTCCACCGGCCGCATTGCCGGGGCCGAAGCGCTGCTGCGCTGGAACCGGCCGGGCTACGGCCTCGTGTTCCCGGCCGAATTCATCCCCGTGATGGAAGAGACGGGGCTGATCGTGCGGGTGGGGGCGTGGATCATCGACGAAGCGTGCCGCCAGATGGCGCAGTGGCAGAACGAAGGGGTGGGCGAAGTGCGGGTGGCGGTCAATGTATCGAGCCGCCAGTTTGTCGAGGGCGACCTCGAAGGCGATGTGCGGGCGGCGATTGCGCGCCACCAGGCCGACCCCGCGCTGCTGGAACTGGAACTGACCGAAAGCGCTTTGATGACCAACGCCGAGCACACCATTGGCGTGCTCAGCAATATCAAGGCGCTGGGGATCAAGATTGCGATTGACGATTTCGGCACTGGCTACTCGAGCCTGGCCTACCTCAAGCGCTTCCCGATCGACAAGCTCAAGATCGACATCGCCTTTGTGCGCGACATCACCATCAACCCGGACGACGCGGCCATCGCGCTGGCCATCATCAGCATGGCGCACAGCATGAAGATGCGCGTGATTGCCGAAGGCGTGGAGTCGCGCGCGCAGATGGCGTATCTGCGGCGGCACCGTTGCGACGAGATCCAGGGTTTCCACTTCAGCCGCCCGTTGCCGGCGCGCGAGATGGCCGAAATGGTGATCGCCAACCGCGCCATGCCGTCCGAGCCGGAATCGGTGGAAGCGGTGCGCGAGACGCTGCTGCTGGTTGACGACGACGTCAACGTACTATCGGCGCTGCACCGGCTGTTCCGGCGTGACAGTTACCGGGTTCTGACAGCGCAGTCGCCGGCCGAAGGCTTCGAGCTGCTGGCGCTCAACGAGGTGCAAGTAATCGTGTGCGACCAGCGCATGCCGATCATGAGCGGCACCGAGTTTCTCAGCAAGGTCAAGGAAATGTATCCGGACACGATCCGCATCATCTTGTCTGGATACACGGGGCTCGAAGCGGTGCTCGACTCCATCAACCGGGGTGCCATCTACCGCTTCTACACCAAGCCCTGGGACGACACCCAGCTGCGCGACAACATCCGGCTGGCATTCCATCATTACTGGCTTGTCAATGGCGAGCGCGACGAACGCCGCAGGATGCGCAGCGGGCTGGCTGGCAACGGCGCCGAACAAATCTCCATCTGA
- a CDS encoding ABC transporter substrate-binding protein, with the protein MATRTALLASLLAALHAGAAAQAQLLHIATENSPPTSMLDNGRVVGIATDKVREAMQRAAIDYTLEVLPWKRAYSIALTRANGCVYSTTRTPEREHLFKWAGPTDEGDWVLMGRADRSYQLRTLEDARKLRIGTYGGDARDSFLRSRGFLVDPAPNDLSNPQKLLLGRIDLWAVGLRRDSPALGNSGWAGRIVPVFTFNRVKLYLACNRAVPDTTIARLNAAFEAMQRDGTARRLDRKYDDWMAPKP; encoded by the coding sequence ATGGCTACACGAACAGCTTTACTCGCATCACTCCTGGCCGCCCTCCACGCCGGCGCCGCTGCACAGGCGCAGCTGCTGCATATCGCCACCGAAAATTCGCCCCCCACCAGCATGCTGGACAACGGGCGCGTGGTGGGCATTGCCACCGACAAGGTGCGGGAAGCCATGCAGCGCGCAGCCATCGATTACACGCTGGAAGTGCTGCCCTGGAAGCGGGCCTACAGCATCGCGCTCACGCGCGCCAATGGCTGCGTCTACTCCACCACCCGCACGCCCGAGCGCGAGCACCTGTTCAAATGGGCCGGTCCCACCGACGAGGGCGACTGGGTGCTGATGGGCCGGGCCGACCGCAGCTACCAGCTGCGGACGCTGGAAGACGCGCGCAAGCTGCGCATCGGCACCTATGGCGGCGACGCCCGCGATTCCTTCCTGCGCTCGCGCGGCTTTTTGGTGGACCCGGCGCCCAATGACCTGAGCAATCCGCAAAAGCTGCTGCTTGGCCGGATCGACCTGTGGGCGGTGGGCTTGCGGCGCGACAGCCCGGCGCTGGGCAACAGCGGCTGGGCCGGACGCATCGTGCCGGTATTTACCTTCAACCGCGTCAAGCTGTACCTGGCCTGTAACCGCGCGGTGCCCGATACCACCATTGCACGGCTCAATGCCGCCTTCGAGGCCATGCAGCGCGACGGGACGGCGCGCCGCCTGGACCGCAAATACGATGACTGGATGGCGCCCAAGCCCTGA
- a CDS encoding NADP-dependent malic enzyme: MDSSPEKKEERRQTLRQAALEYHEIPRPGKISVTPTKQLLNQRDLALAYSPGVAAPCEEIVKDPQAAYKYTARGNLVAVITNGTAVLGLGNIGALASKPVMEGKGVLFKKFAGIDVFDIEINEQDPDKLVDIIASLEPTFGGINLEDIKAPECFYIERQLRSRMKIPVFHDDQHGTAIIVGAAIINGIKVVGKDMRECKLVVSGAGAAALACLELIVDLGFPIENIFVTDLAGVVYKGRPELMDPDKERFAQDTPLRTLAEVMPGADIFLGLSAGGVLKQEMVSQMAPNPLILALANPTPEILPEEVKAVRGDAVIATGRSDYPNQVNNVLCFPYIFRGALDCGATTITREMEIAVVHAIAELAHAEQSDVVATTYGISNLSFGPEYLIPMPFDPRLLMHIAPAVARAAELSGVATRPIADLQAYAASLQQFVYRSGTFMKPLFAVAKAAPPEMKRIVYAEGEEERVLRAVQVVVDEKLARPILVGRPSVLEQRITRFGLRIREGEHFDVINPDREERYRDYWQTYYEMTCRKGVTQEYAKLEMRRRHSLIGAMMIHKGDADGMICGTFGTTMLHLHYIDQVLGRRAGANVYAAMNFLILPERQMALVDTHVNENPTAEQLAEITIMAADEMSRFGLIPRAALLSHSNFGSANSESAKKMRAALALVQQQKPDLEVDGEMHGDVALDSKLRMALMPQSTLQGDANLLVMPNIDSANIAYNLIKTAAGNGIAIGPVLLGCARPVHILTPSATVRRIVNMTALCVVDAVSER; this comes from the coding sequence ATGGATTCGTCCCCGGAAAAGAAAGAAGAACGCCGTCAAACCCTGCGCCAGGCCGCGCTCGAGTATCACGAGATTCCGCGCCCCGGCAAGATCAGCGTCACCCCCACCAAGCAATTGCTCAACCAGCGCGACCTGGCCCTGGCGTATTCGCCGGGCGTGGCGGCGCCGTGCGAGGAGATCGTGAAGGATCCGCAGGCAGCCTACAAGTACACGGCGCGCGGCAATCTGGTGGCGGTCATTACCAACGGTACGGCAGTACTGGGGCTGGGTAATATCGGGGCGCTCGCGTCCAAGCCTGTCATGGAAGGCAAGGGCGTCCTGTTCAAGAAATTCGCTGGCATCGATGTCTTCGATATCGAGATCAATGAGCAGGATCCGGACAAGCTGGTCGACATCATCGCCTCGCTCGAGCCAACCTTTGGCGGCATCAACCTGGAAGACATCAAGGCGCCGGAGTGCTTCTACATCGAGCGCCAGCTGCGCAGCCGCATGAAGATCCCGGTCTTCCACGATGACCAGCATGGCACCGCGATCATCGTCGGGGCAGCCATCATCAATGGCATCAAGGTGGTGGGCAAGGATATGCGCGAGTGTAAGCTGGTGGTGTCGGGCGCCGGTGCGGCCGCCCTGGCCTGCCTGGAGCTGATCGTGGATCTGGGCTTCCCGATCGAAAACATCTTCGTCACTGACCTTGCCGGCGTGGTGTACAAGGGCCGCCCCGAGCTGATGGACCCGGACAAGGAGCGCTTTGCCCAGGATACGCCGCTGCGCACCCTGGCCGAGGTGATGCCCGGCGCCGATATTTTCCTGGGCCTGTCCGCCGGCGGCGTGCTCAAACAGGAGATGGTCAGCCAGATGGCGCCCAATCCGCTGATCCTGGCGCTGGCCAATCCGACCCCGGAAATCCTGCCCGAGGAAGTCAAGGCGGTGCGCGGCGACGCGGTGATTGCCACCGGCCGCTCGGACTATCCGAACCAGGTCAACAATGTCCTGTGCTTCCCCTACATTTTCCGTGGCGCGCTCGATTGCGGCGCCACCACCATCACGCGCGAAATGGAAATCGCGGTGGTGCACGCCATTGCCGAACTGGCGCACGCCGAGCAGTCGGACGTGGTGGCGACCACCTACGGCATCAGCAACCTGTCGTTCGGCCCGGAATACCTGATCCCGATGCCGTTCGACCCGCGCCTGTTGATGCACATCGCGCCGGCAGTGGCACGCGCGGCCGAACTGTCGGGGGTGGCCACGCGTCCCATCGCCGATCTCCAGGCCTACGCGGCGAGCCTGCAGCAGTTCGTGTACCGCAGCGGCACCTTCATGAAGCCGCTGTTTGCAGTGGCCAAGGCGGCGCCGCCCGAGATGAAGCGCATCGTCTACGCCGAGGGTGAAGAGGAGCGCGTGCTGCGCGCAGTGCAGGTGGTGGTGGACGAGAAGCTGGCGCGCCCGATCCTGGTGGGCCGCCCGAGCGTGCTGGAACAGCGCATCACCAGGTTCGGCCTGCGCATCCGCGAGGGCGAGCACTTCGACGTCATCAATCCGGACCGCGAAGAGCGCTACCGCGACTACTGGCAGACCTATTACGAGATGACGTGCCGCAAAGGCGTGACCCAGGAATACGCCAAGCTGGAAATGCGCCGCCGCCACAGCCTGATCGGCGCCATGATGATCCACAAGGGCGACGCCGATGGCATGATCTGCGGTACCTTCGGCACCACCATGCTGCATCTGCATTACATCGACCAGGTGCTGGGCCGGCGCGCCGGCGCCAACGTGTACGCGGCGATGAATTTCCTGATCCTGCCGGAGCGCCAGATGGCACTGGTGGATACCCACGTCAACGAAAATCCCACCGCCGAGCAGCTGGCCGAAATCACCATCATGGCCGCCGACGAGATGAGCCGCTTTGGCCTGATCCCGCGCGCGGCCCTGCTGTCGCACTCCAATTTCGGATCGGCCAACAGCGAGTCGGCCAAAAAGATGCGCGCGGCCCTGGCCCTGGTGCAGCAGCAAAAGCCGGATCTGGAAGTCGATGGCGAGATGCACGGCGACGTGGCGCTCGACAGCAAGCTGCGCATGGCCCTGATGCCGCAGTCGACCCTGCAGGGCGATGCCAATTTGCTGGTGATGCCGAATATCGACAGCGCCAATATTGCCTACAACCTCATCAAGACGGCGGCCGGCAATGGCATTGCCATCGGCCCCGTCCTGCTGGGCTGCGCCCGCCCGGTCCATATCCTCACGCCATCGGCCACCGTGCGCCGCATCGTCAACATGACGGCCCTGTGCGTGGTCGACGCCGTGTCGGAGCGCTAG